In Bacillus sp. NP247, one DNA window encodes the following:
- a CDS encoding tryptophan--tRNA ligase, producing the protein MSEKIMLTGIKPTGYPHLGNYIGAIKPALQMSKNNEGKALYFIADYHALNAVHDPKKFSSYTKEVAATWLSLGLGEDVIFYRQTEVPEILELAWILACLTPKGLMNRAHAYKAKVEQNKEAGLESDAGVNMGLYTYPILMAADILLFQATHVPVGKDQIQHIEIARDIATYFNHTFGTIFTLPEYVVQEEGAILPGLDGRKMSKSYGNVIPLFAEQEKLRKLIFKIKTDSSLPNEPKELETLFTIYKEFATEDEIQSMREKYETGIGWGDVKKELFRVVNRELAGPQEKYATYMNEPDLLYEALEKGAESARTIAKVNLVEIKKRIGFERER; encoded by the coding sequence ATGAGTGAAAAAATAATGTTAACAGGAATTAAGCCGACAGGTTATCCACATTTAGGAAATTATATTGGTGCAATTAAACCTGCATTGCAAATGTCAAAAAATAATGAAGGAAAAGCATTGTATTTTATAGCTGATTATCATGCGTTAAATGCTGTGCATGATCCAAAGAAGTTCAGTAGTTATACGAAAGAGGTAGCAGCTACATGGTTATCACTCGGACTTGGAGAAGATGTTATTTTCTATCGACAAACAGAAGTGCCAGAGATTTTGGAATTAGCTTGGATATTAGCTTGCCTAACTCCGAAAGGGCTTATGAACCGTGCTCATGCGTATAAAGCGAAGGTGGAGCAAAATAAAGAAGCGGGATTAGAAAGTGATGCAGGTGTGAATATGGGATTATATACGTACCCGATTTTAATGGCAGCTGACATATTACTATTTCAAGCTACTCATGTACCAGTTGGAAAAGACCAAATTCAGCATATTGAAATTGCGCGTGATATTGCGACGTATTTTAATCATACATTCGGCACGATATTTACACTTCCGGAGTATGTAGTGCAAGAAGAAGGTGCAATATTACCTGGTCTTGATGGAAGAAAAATGAGTAAAAGTTACGGAAATGTCATCCCGTTATTTGCAGAGCAAGAAAAACTACGAAAGCTTATTTTTAAAATAAAAACAGATTCTTCACTTCCAAATGAACCGAAAGAACTAGAAACGTTATTTACAATCTATAAAGAATTTGCGACAGAAGATGAAATTCAGTCAATGCGTGAAAAATATGAAACTGGAATCGGATGGGGCGATGTGAAAAAAGAGTTATTTCGCGTTGTAAATCGTGAGTTAGCTGGACCTCAGGAAAAATACGCAACGTATATGAATGAGCCCGATTTACTATATGAAGCATTAGAAAAAGGCGCTGAGAGCGCGCGGACTATTGCGAAGGTGAATTTGGTGGAAATTAAAAAACGGATTGGATTTGAGAGGGAACGTTAA
- a CDS encoding maltose acetyltransferase domain-containing protein produces MKTEKEKMLAGEMYIADDEELVADRVEAKRLTRLYNEAMETGDEQRFTLLNQLLGSSADGKTHINPEFRCDYGYNIHVGKSFFANFNCVILDVCEVRIGDNCMFAPGVHIYTATHPLHPVERNSGKEYGKSVKIGNNVWVGGGAIINPGISIGDNVVIASGAVVTKDVPNNVVVGGNPAKVIKTIDE; encoded by the coding sequence ATGAAAACTGAGAAAGAAAAGATGTTGGCGGGAGAAATGTATATTGCGGATGACGAAGAATTAGTGGCTGATAGGGTGGAGGCAAAACGTTTAACACGCCTTTATAACGAGGCAATGGAGACAGGAGATGAACAACGTTTTACGTTATTAAATCAGCTTTTAGGTTCTTCAGCTGACGGGAAAACACACATTAATCCTGAGTTTCGTTGTGATTACGGCTACAATATCCATGTTGGAAAGAGCTTTTTCGCAAATTTTAATTGTGTTATCTTGGACGTTTGCGAAGTTCGAATCGGTGATAATTGTATGTTTGCACCTGGTGTCCACATTTATACTGCTACTCATCCGTTACATCCGGTGGAACGGAACTCTGGCAAAGAATATGGGAAGTCCGTAAAGATAGGCAACAATGTTTGGGTTGGCGGAGGAGCTATTATTAACCCTGGTATTTCAATTGGAGATAATGTTGTAATAGCCTCTGGGGCAGTTGTGACAAAAGATGTGCCTAATAATGTAGTAGTTGGTGGTAACCCAGCCAAAGTTATTAAAACGATAGACGAATAG